The proteins below are encoded in one region of Pseudomonas putida S13.1.2:
- the glpK gene encoding glycerol kinase GlpK — MTDTQDKNYIIALDQGTTSSRAIIFDRDANVVGTSQREFAQHYPQAGWVEHDPMEIFATQSATMVEALAQAGISHAQVAAIGITNQRETTVVWDKETGRPVYNAIVWQCRRSTEICAQLKRDGHEDYIRDTTGLVTDPYFSGTKLKWILDNVEGARERAERGELLFGTIDTWLIWKFSGGKVHVTDYTNASRTLMFNIHSLQWDDKLLEILGIPRQMLPEVRPSSEVYGHTKSGIAIAGIAGDQQSALFGQMCVEPGQAKNTYGTGCFLLMNTGAQAVKSSHGLLTTIACGPRGEVAYALEGAVFNGGSTVQWLRDELKIVNDALDTEYFASKVKDSNGVYLVPAFTGLGAPYWDPYARGALFGLTRGVKVDHIIRAALESIAYQTRDVLDAMQQDCGQRLSELRVDGGAVANNFLMQFQADILGTCVERPQMRETTALGAAYLAGLACGFWSGLDELRDKAIIEREFSPQLDETQKEKLYAGWKKAVERTRDWEDHEA; from the coding sequence ATGACAGACACCCAGGACAAGAACTACATCATCGCCCTGGACCAGGGCACCACCAGTTCGCGTGCCATCATTTTCGACCGCGACGCCAATGTGGTGGGCACCTCCCAGCGCGAGTTCGCCCAGCACTATCCGCAAGCGGGCTGGGTCGAGCACGACCCGATGGAGATCTTCGCCACGCAGAGCGCGACCATGGTCGAGGCCTTGGCACAGGCAGGCATCAGTCATGCCCAGGTAGCCGCAATCGGCATCACCAACCAACGCGAAACCACCGTGGTGTGGGACAAGGAAACCGGCCGCCCGGTCTACAACGCCATCGTCTGGCAGTGCCGCCGCAGCACCGAGATCTGCGCCCAGCTCAAGCGCGACGGCCATGAAGACTATATTCGCGACACCACCGGCCTGGTCACCGACCCTTACTTCTCCGGCACCAAACTGAAGTGGATCCTCGACAACGTCGAGGGCGCCCGCGAACGCGCCGAACGTGGCGAACTGTTGTTCGGCACCATCGATACCTGGCTGATCTGGAAGTTCTCGGGCGGCAAGGTGCACGTCACCGACTACACCAATGCCTCGCGCACGCTGATGTTCAACATCCATAGCCTGCAGTGGGACGACAAGCTGCTGGAGATCCTCGGCATCCCGCGGCAGATGCTGCCCGAGGTTCGTCCTTCTTCCGAAGTGTACGGCCACACCAAGAGCGGCATTGCCATCGCCGGTATTGCCGGTGACCAACAGTCGGCGCTGTTCGGCCAGATGTGCGTGGAGCCGGGCCAGGCCAAGAATACCTATGGCACTGGCTGCTTCCTGCTGATGAACACCGGCGCACAGGCGGTCAAGTCGTCCCACGGCCTGCTCACCACCATCGCCTGCGGCCCGCGCGGCGAGGTGGCCTATGCGCTGGAAGGCGCGGTGTTCAACGGGGGTTCCACCGTGCAGTGGCTGCGTGACGAACTGAAGATCGTCAACGACGCCCTGGATACCGAATACTTCGCCAGCAAGGTCAAGGACAGCAACGGCGTCTACCTGGTACCGGCCTTCACCGGCCTGGGTGCACCGTACTGGGACCCGTACGCCCGTGGTGCGCTGTTCGGCCTGACCCGTGGCGTGAAAGTGGACCACATCATCCGCGCCGCACTGGAGTCGATCGCCTACCAGACCCGCGACGTGCTCGATGCCATGCAGCAGGACTGCGGCCAGCGCCTGTCCGAACTGCGTGTGGACGGTGGCGCGGTGGCCAACAACTTCCTCATGCAGTTCCAGGCCGACATCCTCGGTACGTGCGTAGAGCGCCCGCAAATGCGCGAAACCACGGCCTTGGGCGCCGCCTACCTGGCCGGCCTGGCCTGCGGCTTCTGGAGCGGCCTGGACGAATTGCGCGACAAGGCAATCATCGAGCGCGAGTTCAGCCCGCAGCTGGATGAAACGCAAAAAGAGAAGCTGTACGCCGGCTGGAAGAAAGCCGTCGAACGTACCCGTGACTGGGAAGATCACGAGGCGTAA
- a CDS encoding MIP/aquaporin family protein, producing MTTALRQPTLSSQCLAEFLGTALLIFFGTGCVAALKVAGASFGLWEISIIWGVGVSMAIYLTAGISGAHLNPAVSIALTLFAGFDKRKLPFYMLAQVCGAFCGAALVYTLYSNLFFDFEQAHAMLRGSEASLELASVFSTYPHPSLSIGQAFLVEVVITAILMAVIMALTDDNNGLPRGAMAPLLIGLLIAVIGSAMGPLTGFAMNPARDFGPKLMTFLAGWGEIAFTGGRDIPYFLVPVFAPILGACLGAATYRGLIARNLPMASAANPETNDNRQGDTQAN from the coding sequence ATGACGACTGCTCTACGCCAACCCACGCTGTCCAGCCAATGCCTGGCCGAGTTTCTCGGCACTGCCCTGCTCATCTTCTTCGGCACCGGCTGCGTTGCCGCACTCAAGGTCGCCGGCGCCAGCTTCGGCCTGTGGGAGATCAGCATCATCTGGGGTGTTGGCGTGAGCATGGCGATCTACCTCACCGCCGGCATTTCCGGCGCGCACCTGAACCCGGCGGTGAGCATAGCCCTCACCCTGTTCGCGGGTTTCGACAAGCGCAAGCTGCCCTTCTACATGCTGGCCCAGGTATGCGGCGCGTTCTGTGGCGCGGCGCTGGTGTACACCCTGTACAGCAACCTGTTCTTCGATTTCGAACAGGCCCACGCCATGTTGCGCGGTAGCGAAGCCAGCCTGGAGCTGGCCTCGGTGTTCTCCACCTACCCACACCCGTCGCTGTCAATCGGCCAGGCATTCCTGGTTGAAGTCGTCATCACGGCTATCCTGATGGCCGTGATCATGGCCCTGACCGACGACAACAACGGCCTGCCACGCGGCGCCATGGCCCCGCTGCTGATCGGCCTGCTGATCGCGGTGATCGGCAGCGCCATGGGCCCGCTGACCGGTTTTGCCATGAACCCTGCCCGCGATTTCGGGCCAAAACTCATGACCTTCCTGGCCGGTTGGGGTGAAATCGCCTTCACTGGCGGTCGGGATATACCGTATTTCCTGGTTCCGGTGTTCGCACCGATCCTTGGCGCCTGCCTGGGTGCCGCGACCTATCGCGGCCTGATTGCCCGCAACTTGCCAATGGCAAGTGCCGCGAACCCTGAGACAAATGACAATCGCCAGGGCGATACTCAAGCCAATTGA
- the ybaK gene encoding Cys-tRNA(Pro) deacylase codes for MTPALDLLKKHRADHRVHSYEHDPKSASYGLEAAEKLGLDPQQVFKTLLASSEKGELLVAVVPVVGTLDLKALAHAAGVKKCEMADPAAAQRATGYLVGGISPLGQKKRLRTFIDESAQNFATIHVSAGRRGLEVELAAAVLAEHTQGKFAGIGRG; via the coding sequence ATGACCCCCGCCCTAGACCTGTTGAAGAAGCATCGCGCCGACCACCGTGTGCACAGCTATGAGCATGACCCCAAGTCGGCGTCTTACGGTCTGGAGGCGGCTGAAAAGCTCGGGCTCGACCCGCAGCAGGTGTTCAAGACCTTGCTGGCCAGCAGCGAGAAAGGGGAGTTGCTGGTGGCGGTGGTGCCTGTGGTGGGCACCCTGGACCTCAAGGCCCTGGCCCATGCTGCCGGGGTAAAGAAATGCGAGATGGCAGACCCGGCGGCGGCGCAGCGGGCTACGGGTTATCTGGTAGGTGGTATCAGTCCGTTGGGGCAGAAGAAGCGCCTGCGTACGTTCATTGACGAATCAGCGCAGAATTTTGCAACCATCCATGTCAGTGCTGGGCGGCGTGGGCTGGAAGTGGAGTTGGCGGCGGCGGTGCTGGCCGAGCATACCCAGGGCAAGTTTGCCGGGATCGGCAGAGGTTGA
- a CDS encoding ABC transporter ATP-binding protein — protein sequence MSQPLLLNLRNLACGYGDQRIVQNLNLHLNAGDIGCLLGSSGCGKTTTLRAIAGFEPVHEGEIQLAGEVISRAGFTLAPEKRRIGMVFQDYALFPHLTVAQNIAFGIAKHPRQAAVIEEMLELVKLGGLGGRYPHELSGGQQQRVALARALAPEPQLLLLDEPFSNLDVELRRRLSHEVRDILKSRGTSAILVTHDQEEAFAVSDQVGVFKEGRLEQWDTPYNLYHEPQTPFVASFIGQGYFIRGQMSSHEAVNTELGELRGNRAYIMAPGSSVDVLLRPDDIVHAPGSALQANIVGKSFLGASTLYRLQLPTGSQLEAIFPSHNDLQVGEEVGIAVKADHLVLFPVPGSVAAQLPRQENGVRRYSSAT from the coding sequence CAGAACCTCAACCTGCACCTGAACGCAGGCGACATCGGTTGCCTGCTGGGCTCATCCGGTTGCGGGAAAACCACCACGCTGCGCGCCATTGCCGGTTTCGAACCGGTGCACGAAGGCGAGATCCAGCTGGCCGGCGAAGTCATTTCCCGCGCAGGGTTCACCCTGGCCCCGGAAAAGCGCCGCATCGGCATGGTATTCCAGGACTACGCGCTGTTCCCGCACCTGACCGTGGCACAGAACATTGCCTTTGGCATCGCCAAGCACCCACGCCAGGCCGCTGTCATCGAAGAAATGCTCGAACTGGTCAAGCTGGGCGGCCTGGGCGGGCGCTACCCGCATGAGCTATCTGGGGGCCAGCAGCAACGGGTCGCCCTGGCCCGCGCGCTGGCGCCCGAACCCCAGTTGCTGCTGCTCGACGAGCCGTTCTCCAACCTTGACGTGGAGTTGCGCCGGCGCCTCAGCCATGAGGTGCGCGATATCCTCAAAAGCCGTGGCACCAGCGCCATCCTGGTTACCCATGACCAGGAAGAAGCCTTTGCCGTCAGCGATCAGGTTGGTGTGTTCAAAGAAGGCCGCCTGGAGCAGTGGGACACGCCCTACAACCTTTACCACGAACCACAGACGCCGTTCGTGGCCAGCTTCATTGGCCAGGGGTACTTCATCCGTGGGCAGATGAGCAGCCACGAGGCCGTCAATACCGAGCTGGGTGAACTGCGCGGCAACCGTGCCTACATCATGGCGCCCGGCAGTTCGGTAGACGTGCTGCTGCGGCCCGACGATATCGTGCATGCACCCGGCAGCGCGCTACAGGCGAACATCGTCGGCAAGAGCTTCCTGGGGGCATCGACCCTGTACCGCCTGCAACTGCCGACCGGCAGCCAGCTGGAAGCGATCTTCCCTAGCCATAACGACCTTCAGGTCGGTGAAGAGGTGGGGATTGCGGTAAAGGCCGATCACCTGGTGCTGTTCCCGGTGCCGGGTAGCGTCGCGGCGCAGTTGCCGCGCCAGGAGAATGGCGTGCGTCGGTACAGTTCCGCGACCTGA